One region of Gemmatimonadaceae bacterium genomic DNA includes:
- a CDS encoding sigma-54-dependent Fis family transcriptional regulator, whose protein sequence is MTLSVLVVDDDESIRTTLVEFFVSLGHTVRGAGTASEGRRLAQEHAPDVVLLDLRLPDANGLVAMTAFKADDPDVAVILLTGFADVRTAVQAMHEGASDVLEKPIDLQTLAAAVLRSAEPGRLRQEVSILRAQSRPPSGVSDPTVFDPTIEQLVELAARNSDAPVLLQGETGTGKGHIARLIHDRSSKNALPFIEINCASLSSTFFESELFGHERGAFTDARAAKRGLLEIAGDGSIFLDEVAEMAPDVQPRFLKVLEDRTFRRLGGTTVLHAGARIIVATNQPLPQAVANGRFRADLFYRLQVLTLTVPPLRERVGDILPLARAFLPRGARLGQSAEDILRRYDWPGNVRELKNTIWRAAILADGAEIHSGHLGLFVSEPLPAPEPLSQREMASESMRDVERGAIRHALSVTGGNRSKAALRLGIARSTLLEKIKRFGL, encoded by the coding sequence ATGACCCTGTCCGTCCTGGTGGTGGACGACGACGAGTCGATTCGTACGACACTCGTTGAGTTCTTTGTCAGTCTTGGTCACACCGTGCGCGGCGCGGGCACGGCGTCGGAGGGGCGGCGCCTGGCTCAGGAGCATGCTCCGGACGTCGTCCTTCTCGACTTACGCTTGCCAGACGCCAACGGTCTGGTGGCGATGACGGCGTTCAAAGCGGATGATCCCGACGTCGCCGTGATCCTGTTGACCGGCTTCGCCGACGTTCGAACGGCCGTGCAAGCCATGCATGAAGGGGCCTCTGACGTCCTCGAAAAACCGATCGATCTTCAGACCCTGGCGGCAGCGGTACTCCGGTCAGCCGAGCCCGGACGCCTGCGGCAGGAGGTCTCAATACTTCGCGCGCAATCGCGACCGCCATCTGGCGTATCAGATCCGACGGTGTTCGATCCGACAATCGAGCAACTGGTCGAACTGGCGGCCCGGAATTCTGATGCTCCTGTCCTGCTGCAGGGCGAGACCGGCACGGGTAAGGGGCATATCGCCAGATTGATTCATGATCGTTCGTCTAAGAACGCATTGCCATTTATCGAGATCAATTGCGCCTCACTTTCCTCGACATTTTTTGAAAGCGAGTTGTTTGGTCACGAACGAGGTGCTTTTACTGATGCGCGCGCAGCCAAGCGCGGATTGTTGGAAATTGCCGGCGACGGTTCGATCTTCCTTGATGAAGTCGCGGAGATGGCGCCAGACGTGCAGCCTCGATTCCTCAAGGTACTGGAGGATCGGACTTTTCGCCGCCTGGGTGGCACGACTGTGCTTCATGCAGGGGCACGGATCATCGTGGCCACCAATCAGCCGCTGCCGCAGGCGGTCGCGAACGGCCGCTTCCGGGCCGATCTCTTTTACCGACTCCAGGTACTGACCTTGACGGTGCCTCCGTTGCGGGAGCGGGTCGGCGACATCCTGCCGCTGGCGAGGGCGTTTCTCCCGCGTGGTGCGAGATTGGGCCAAAGTGCAGAGGATATCCTTCGACGCTACGATTGGCCGGGCAACGTTCGCGAGCTCAAGAATACCATCTGGCGAGCGGCAATCCTCGCTGATGGCGCAGAAATTCATTCCGGGCATCTTGGGTTGTTCGTAAGCGAACCACTACCGGCGCCAGAACCGTTAAGTCAGCGTGAAATGGCGAGCGAATCGATGCGGGACGTCGAGCGAGGAGCGATTCGCCACGCGTTGTCAGTGACCGGGGGCAATCGATCGAAGGCCGCACTTCGACTTGGGATTGCGCGATCAACGCTGCTGGAGAAGATCAAGCGCTTTGGCCTGTGA
- a CDS encoding response regulator yields the protein MLVVEDEPSIRDILVELFEVDSNTVVAAEYLPEALEKLRVQRFDLVVTDLRLGGKRDGGLQVMALAGMLSPDATVLALTAYPDDSNRQASFRLGALHFLEKPVDLAIIAEHAMTAGVRTALTVDGRE from the coding sequence GTGCTCGTCGTGGAAGACGAGCCATCGATCCGCGACATTCTCGTCGAACTATTCGAGGTCGACAGCAATACCGTCGTCGCGGCCGAGTACCTCCCGGAAGCGCTGGAGAAGCTTCGTGTTCAGCGCTTTGACCTGGTGGTCACCGACCTGCGGCTGGGCGGCAAGCGGGATGGCGGCCTGCAGGTGATGGCGCTGGCGGGGATGCTGTCACCCGATGCAACCGTCCTCGCGTTGACGGCCTACCCGGACGATTCAAACCGCCAGGCCTCCTTCCGCCTGGGCGCCCTGCATTTTCTCGAAAAGCCGGTGGATCTGGCGATCATCGCTGAGCACGCCATGACGGCTGGCGTCCGTACCGCGCTGACGGTGGACGGGCGCGAGTAG
- a CDS encoding MerR family transcriptional regulator, translating into MAESPVPLLRAHARHAPWNARGLAAHAAALADAAGMKPTNASARATPSARAVRFYVANGLLDRPEGAGTAATYGYRHLLQLLAIKIRQREGQTLDAIRLEMREVTGDSLERRVAQSLAPALSLQMDPIVPREGVAMWRRLPIADGIEIHVRDDSPAARDDVLVAMRDALRHALGRFDLGG; encoded by the coding sequence ATGGCCGAATCCCCAGTCCCACTTCTGCGCGCGCACGCGCGTCACGCTCCATGGAATGCCCGTGGGCTCGCCGCCCATGCGGCCGCCCTCGCTGACGCGGCCGGCATGAAGCCCACCAATGCGTCAGCGCGCGCCACACCAAGTGCGCGCGCGGTGCGATTCTATGTTGCCAACGGCCTGCTGGATCGACCCGAGGGTGCCGGTACGGCAGCGACCTACGGATATCGCCATCTCCTGCAGCTGTTGGCCATCAAGATCCGGCAACGCGAAGGCCAGACGCTGGACGCGATTCGCCTGGAAATGCGCGAGGTCACGGGTGATTCGCTCGAGCGGCGCGTCGCGCAGTCACTGGCACCCGCCTTGTCGTTGCAGATGGATCCGATCGTGCCCCGTGAAGGCGTCGCCATGTGGCGACGCCTTCCGATAGCTGACGGCATCGAGATCCACGTGCGTGACGACTCGCCGGCCGCGCGCGACGATGTGCTCGTGGCGATGCGCGACGCCTTGCGCCACGCGCTTGGTCGCTTTGATCTCGGCGGCTGA
- a CDS encoding phosphoglycerate dehydrogenase: MTFRVLVTDDVDPEGVALLLAEPELLVDEVPTLPRDELLRRIGDYDAIVGRSATRISPELLQHATRLKVVGRAGVGVDNIALDDATALGIAIINAPAGNTVAVAELFFGAVIGLLRELPKAARIMADGGWDRTSFMGRELKAKTLGIVGLGRIGGEVASRAHAFGMQVVAYDPYIADERFTALRVRRAVSLDALLAECNILTVHVPLTDETRGMIGKRELGRLPSRSVVVNMARGGIVDEAALVAALETDQLRGAALDVFAAEPLAADSPLRHAPNLVLTPHLGANTVEAQRNVSRDVCLAVRDALLHKDLSRSINVAGASAEWGELQGALLVARRAAAVARAVLADQGMRAVRRVALRVGPDLAHGTSALLAAAAAGVLEGVIETDRLNLINARSLAESRGLELSVGESNDLGHPRAIEVAVSGGMQQLAVSGIAPEGSTPRLTRIGSFHVDVNPRQTLLILTNKDVPGVIGRVGTLLGERRVNIAEYHQARLAQGGDALAAISVDGAVDEATRQALLGLPDIVSASIVQFRAE, encoded by the coding sequence ATGACGTTTCGAGTACTGGTCACCGACGATGTCGATCCGGAAGGCGTGGCGTTGCTGCTCGCCGAGCCGGAACTGCTTGTCGATGAAGTCCCCACGCTCCCGCGCGATGAATTGCTGCGACGCATTGGCGACTATGACGCTATTGTCGGCCGCAGTGCCACCCGCATTTCGCCGGAACTGCTGCAGCACGCGACACGATTGAAGGTCGTGGGACGTGCCGGCGTGGGCGTCGACAATATTGCGCTCGATGACGCCACAGCGCTCGGCATCGCCATCATCAACGCGCCCGCCGGCAACACGGTGGCCGTGGCAGAGCTGTTCTTCGGGGCGGTGATCGGTTTGCTGCGCGAACTGCCCAAGGCGGCGCGCATCATGGCCGACGGCGGTTGGGATCGCACCTCGTTCATGGGACGCGAACTCAAGGCCAAGACGCTGGGCATCGTGGGACTCGGGCGTATTGGCGGGGAGGTGGCGTCGCGCGCCCATGCGTTCGGGATGCAGGTGGTCGCCTACGACCCGTACATCGCCGACGAACGGTTCACCGCGTTGCGCGTGCGTCGCGCCGTGTCGCTCGACGCGCTGCTCGCCGAATGCAATATCCTCACGGTCCATGTGCCGCTCACGGATGAAACGCGCGGCATGATCGGCAAACGTGAACTAGGGCGGCTCCCGTCGCGATCGGTGGTGGTCAACATGGCGCGGGGCGGGATCGTTGACGAAGCGGCACTCGTAGCGGCGCTCGAGACCGATCAACTGCGGGGAGCCGCGCTCGACGTGTTTGCGGCCGAGCCGCTGGCCGCAGATTCGCCATTGCGTCACGCACCCAATCTGGTGTTGACGCCCCACCTCGGCGCAAACACCGTCGAGGCGCAGCGCAACGTGTCGCGCGATGTCTGTCTGGCGGTGCGCGATGCGTTGCTGCACAAGGACCTGTCGCGCTCGATCAATGTCGCGGGAGCGAGTGCCGAATGGGGTGAGCTGCAGGGCGCGCTGCTGGTGGCCCGCCGCGCGGCGGCGGTGGCGCGGGCGGTGCTTGCCGATCAGGGAATGCGGGCGGTGCGGCGTGTGGCGCTGCGCGTGGGTCCCGACCTCGCGCACGGGACCAGTGCGTTGCTGGCCGCAGCGGCGGCAGGTGTACTGGAGGGCGTCATCGAGACTGATCGCCTCAACCTGATCAACGCGCGTAGTCTCGCGGAATCGCGCGGGCTGGAGTTGTCGGTTGGTGAATCCAACGATCTCGGGCATCCCCGCGCGATCGAGGTCGCAGTGTCCGGTGGTATGCAGCAGCTGGCTGTATCCGGCATCGCGCCCGAAGGGAGTACGCCGCGTCTGACGCGTATCGGCTCATTCCATGTTGACGTCAACCCGCGGCAGACGCTGCTCATCCTGACCAACAAGGACGTGCCTGGAGTGATTGGTCGGGTGGGTACGCTGCTTGGCGAGCGTCGGGTGAACATCGCCGAATACCATCAGGCCCGACTGGCGCAGGGTGGCGATGCGCTGGCGGCGATCTCGGTGGATGGCGCGGTGGACGAGGCGACGCGACAGGCGCTGCTCGGCCTGCCGGATATCGTTTCCGCCAGTATCGTGCAGTTCCGCGCCGAGTGA
- a CDS encoding FAD-binding oxidoreductase, producing MGDVLARASRDLDVRRAYARDASGLEMVADAVARPAERGEVEELLRDASATRTAVTPAGAQSSTTGASIVDHGVLLSLRRLDKLIDLDHTARTIRVEAGVLVADVRRAAEAEGLLFTPDPTSEEECTVGGAVTCNASGARSLRYGATGPHVRALTVVLANGETREIRRPALEKNTVGYPIAHDEVEWFVGSEGTLGVIVAAEFALQPLPMQVLGLAIPFATEAEALAFVVAARRDDAVHARCLEYFDALAFDIARQAGGGSTWAPDSRAMVYVEETGAHEADEAELPLDAWLSLAEAYHADTGEIRVYDAPAALREARRIRHAIPATMNERGAACRAAGGRKVSTDWAVPYPRLADALHRARAIADAHGVEQAVAYGHAGNGHPHQNFIAHDAVELTRIEAVVEATLRDVLAMGGTVAAEHGIGKLKRRWLPMQASAWQVRVMHALKRELDPLGILAPGNVL from the coding sequence GTGGGTGATGTTCTGGCACGCGCATCGCGCGATCTGGATGTGCGTCGCGCGTACGCGCGCGATGCGTCGGGACTTGAGATGGTGGCCGATGCCGTGGCACGCCCCGCCGAACGCGGGGAAGTGGAGGAACTATTGCGTGACGCCTCCGCCACACGGACGGCCGTCACACCCGCTGGTGCGCAATCGAGTACCACGGGCGCATCGATTGTTGACCACGGCGTACTCCTGTCATTGCGCCGACTTGATAAACTGATCGATCTCGACCACACCGCGCGTACGATTCGTGTCGAGGCCGGGGTGCTGGTGGCGGACGTGCGTCGCGCGGCGGAAGCCGAGGGGCTGCTCTTCACACCGGACCCGACCAGCGAGGAGGAGTGCACGGTGGGCGGCGCCGTTACCTGCAACGCCTCTGGCGCCCGTTCACTGCGCTATGGCGCGACAGGACCGCACGTGCGTGCGCTCACGGTCGTGCTGGCGAACGGCGAGACCCGCGAGATTCGACGCCCGGCGCTTGAGAAGAACACCGTCGGGTATCCGATTGCCCACGATGAGGTGGAGTGGTTTGTCGGAAGCGAGGGGACGCTTGGCGTGATTGTGGCCGCCGAGTTCGCATTGCAACCATTGCCGATGCAGGTGCTGGGGCTTGCGATACCCTTCGCCACGGAAGCTGAGGCACTGGCCTTTGTGGTCGCCGCGCGGCGCGATGACGCGGTGCACGCGCGGTGCCTGGAATACTTCGATGCGCTGGCGTTCGATATCGCCCGACAAGCCGGTGGCGGCTCGACGTGGGCACCCGACTCGCGGGCCATGGTGTACGTGGAAGAAACCGGTGCGCACGAGGCGGACGAGGCCGAACTGCCATTGGACGCGTGGTTGTCGCTGGCGGAAGCATACCATGCCGACACGGGCGAGATCCGCGTGTATGATGCGCCTGCCGCGTTGCGCGAGGCGCGCCGTATTCGCCATGCAATCCCCGCCACGATGAACGAGCGTGGCGCCGCCTGCCGTGCAGCCGGTGGTCGCAAAGTGTCCACCGACTGGGCAGTGCCGTATCCACGTTTGGCCGACGCGTTGCATCGCGCACGGGCAATTGCCGACGCGCACGGGGTCGAGCAGGCGGTCGCCTATGGACACGCTGGCAATGGACATCCGCACCAGAACTTCATTGCCCATGATGCGGTGGAGTTGACGCGCATCGAGGCAGTGGTGGAGGCCACGCTGCGCGACGTGCTGGCGATGGGCGGAACGGTGGCGGCGGAACACGGGATCGGAAAACTCAAACGACGCTGGCTGCCGATGCAGGCGAGTGCATGGCAGGTGCGCGTCATGCACGCCCTGAAGCGCGAACTCGATCCGCTGGGCATTCTGGCGCCGGGAAACGTGCTGTGA
- a CDS encoding HAD-IB family phosphatase: protein MRRLANGLRYATVVFDVDSTLAALEGIDWLAEQRSPEVARACTDLTARAMAGEMPLEDVYLWRVQAIAPTAAEIGALSDAYREAVQPGAVELIAALRDAGCAVHVLSGGLRAALLPLAHDLGVPSDQVHAVTLATDASGRYVALDGDQPLATQLGKAKVLASLQLERPVVMIGDGSTDAAARGVTEGFIAYTGVARRPSVVAVADAEASSFAALALLLFKVMP from the coding sequence GTGAGACGCCTCGCGAATGGCCTGCGCTACGCCACGGTGGTGTTTGATGTCGACTCCACGTTGGCGGCACTCGAAGGCATTGATTGGCTGGCGGAACAGCGCAGCCCGGAAGTGGCGCGAGCGTGCACCGACCTGACGGCACGGGCCATGGCCGGTGAGATGCCTCTTGAGGACGTGTACCTGTGGAGGGTGCAGGCCATCGCCCCCACGGCCGCAGAAATCGGGGCGCTGTCCGACGCCTATCGCGAGGCCGTGCAGCCCGGTGCCGTGGAGTTGATTGCGGCGTTGCGCGACGCAGGCTGCGCCGTGCACGTGCTGAGCGGTGGGCTCCGGGCCGCCTTGCTGCCGTTGGCACACGATCTGGGGGTCCCGTCCGATCAGGTGCATGCCGTGACCTTGGCGACCGATGCGTCGGGTCGATATGTCGCGCTTGATGGAGATCAGCCGTTGGCCACGCAGCTGGGCAAGGCCAAGGTGCTCGCCTCGCTGCAACTCGAGCGCCCGGTGGTGATGATTGGGGATGGCTCTACCGACGCCGCCGCGCGCGGAGTCACCGAGGGGTTCATTGCTTACACCGGTGTCGCGCGACGTCCCAGCGTGGTGGCGGTCGCCGATGCGGAAGCATCAAGTTTCGCGGCGCTGGCCCTTCTGCTCTTCAAGGTGATGCCATGA
- a CDS encoding alanine--glyoxylate aminotransferase family protein → MTVPSTFGTFFLPGPTEVRRPILESMLAPMLPHRGAVFEALFARIQDGLRPIFRTSRPVYVSSSSATGLMEAAIRGTPPGHILALVNGAFSERFAQIARACGRETHLLVSPWGQVADLDMVESALKTRSFAAVTVVHSETSTGALTTLPPLVELAHQYDAALLVDSVTGIAGVPVETDAWDIDFVLTGSQKALALPPGLAFGVASERFIAQAAEGVSRGLYFDLLEFEQYVHKNQTPNTPALSLLYATAEQCAHIAAETVEARWQRHADMAAMTHAWVNDLATETDLPFSVFAAPGQRSSTVTAIGLPDVLTGDAVVKAVARRGFVIGGGYGQLKSRTFRIGHMGDHTVDGLSRCLAACTDAVHELLSTEPG, encoded by the coding sequence ATGACCGTTCCATCCACATTCGGCACATTCTTCCTTCCGGGCCCCACGGAAGTGCGGCGCCCGATTCTCGAATCCATGCTGGCGCCGATGCTGCCGCACCGCGGTGCGGTTTTCGAGGCGCTCTTTGCGCGCATTCAGGATGGGCTGCGTCCCATCTTTCGGACGTCGCGACCCGTGTACGTGTCCAGTTCCTCAGCGACGGGACTCATGGAGGCCGCCATTCGCGGCACGCCGCCCGGTCACATTCTGGCGCTCGTCAACGGGGCGTTCAGCGAACGCTTTGCCCAGATTGCGAGAGCGTGTGGGCGTGAGACCCATTTGCTGGTCTCGCCGTGGGGCCAGGTTGCCGACCTCGATATGGTGGAGAGCGCACTCAAGACGCGATCTTTCGCGGCCGTCACCGTGGTGCATTCGGAGACATCGACCGGAGCCCTGACCACGCTGCCGCCGCTGGTCGAACTGGCGCATCAGTACGATGCCGCCCTGCTGGTGGACTCCGTCACCGGCATCGCCGGTGTACCGGTGGAAACGGACGCCTGGGACATCGATTTCGTCCTCACCGGATCACAGAAAGCGCTGGCGCTGCCACCGGGACTGGCGTTCGGCGTGGCATCGGAACGCTTCATCGCGCAGGCAGCAGAGGGCGTCTCCCGTGGACTGTATTTCGACCTGCTGGAGTTCGAGCAGTACGTCCACAAGAACCAGACGCCCAATACACCCGCCCTGTCGCTGTTGTACGCCACCGCCGAACAGTGCGCGCACATCGCGGCGGAAACGGTCGAGGCACGCTGGCAACGGCATGCCGACATGGCGGCGATGACTCATGCGTGGGTGAACGACCTGGCCACCGAGACCGACCTGCCGTTCTCGGTGTTCGCCGCGCCGGGGCAGCGCTCAAGTACCGTGACCGCCATTGGGTTGCCCGACGTACTCACCGGTGACGCGGTCGTGAAGGCCGTTGCCAGGCGCGGCTTTGTCATTGGCGGAGGCTATGGACAGCTCAAGTCGCGCACGTTCCGCATTGGGCACATGGGTGATCATACGGTAGACGGCCTGTCGCGATGCCTCGCCGCATGCACCGATGCCGTGCACGAGTTGCTTTCAACGGAGCCCGGTTAA
- a CDS encoding SDR family oxidoreductase: MLDLDFSGRLVVITGVGRAGQVGEAIALGFAQRGATLALLDVQPAEAQARAATLTAQGFTATAHTVNLADSAAAEQAAAEVIAATNEQCNGAVHAVICVAGGFGMTGPLDSTDPSAWHTQFTINLDTAYNTTRAFLPAVRAAKGSFTYFGSVAALPGAKPAGLAAYAAAKSGVLALMRAVAADERQHGVRSNAIAPTQVRTAANITAIGADKDYVDRDSVADVVAFLASPLARNISGQVITMA, translated from the coding sequence ATGCTCGATCTCGATTTCTCAGGCCGTCTGGTCGTCATCACGGGTGTCGGTCGCGCTGGCCAGGTGGGAGAGGCCATTGCGCTCGGCTTCGCGCAACGCGGCGCCACGCTGGCATTGCTCGATGTCCAACCGGCCGAAGCACAAGCCCGCGCCGCAACGCTTACCGCGCAGGGCTTCACCGCTACCGCGCACACGGTGAATCTGGCCGATAGCGCCGCCGCCGAGCAGGCCGCCGCCGAGGTCATCGCCGCGACGAACGAACAGTGCAATGGCGCCGTGCATGCCGTGATCTGCGTCGCCGGTGGTTTCGGCATGACTGGGCCACTCGACAGCACTGACCCCTCGGCATGGCACACGCAATTCACGATCAATCTCGACACCGCCTACAACACGACCCGCGCCTTCCTTCCCGCGGTTCGCGCCGCGAAAGGATCGTTCACGTACTTCGGCAGTGTCGCCGCGCTCCCCGGAGCCAAACCTGCCGGACTCGCGGCCTACGCGGCCGCCAAGAGCGGTGTGCTGGCCCTCATGCGCGCCGTGGCGGCCGATGAGCGCCAACACGGGGTGCGCTCCAATGCCATCGCCCCCACACAGGTGCGCACCGCCGCCAATATCACGGCGATCGGTGCCGACAAGGACTACGTCGACCGCGATTCCGTAGCCGATGTCGTGGCGTTTCTGGCCAGTCCGTTGGCCCGCAACATCTCCGGTCAGGTCATCACGATGGCCTGA
- a CDS encoding PKD domain-containing protein — MTVLQLAPRTVRSIGLLLLLTGCGGGGDPITPVVAPPVVTQPGPPASLTLVSGDAQSATIGSVLPVKLSVLVKDAAGTALAGIAVQFSVDSGGGVLATTAASTGSNGVAVAGDWTLGSAAGAQVVSARVSALSPVKFRAQAIGPLPQILFDKVPVGTSGGTLVYRRTGDPLDGLQIVVPSGAYPTSTPWTIVADSTIKVPLPADFTQVGPVLVINNTQGYADSVMTLTMPMPLPDDVAIVPFYYDSASNTLEGIPLVDRSPTTVTLATRHFSRDLLGLPGNVSETSALRTAMALGFGAVKIVWVKAPKLKLIGTFNSTFRPAVDNWEFVNNGEYISPGGICEGMSISAMYYHFFQKLGGKPPLYRQFDLTLANVLDNVQGIRFSGSVQGDYSARFKKGINQLRRLIDLGVANGTKVEDLTSTWILMTLKLSSRPVLLAIQNADAGHAVVAYAATFNGVRTNVSFADPNYPEISRTMVFESGRLTPVSMSVKAGKPDEFYDKAYALSVTAEVPLVEIDARFAEFKQQKAGADRYPASYRAEYYDNLTESWLPLPSTLLTTDAQLELRHICTSCPTKTTGTPPEMHRVELWDGTGENSLGSDGLTTNNEGTTKYYAVLSAYTASDPSSLGFVDAIPFTVVYRPFTIDDPPLNSTLGDVVTVTANAGNLAPAGSTFTWTVDDDTPAVTGTSKTFTHTYLKVGQNRVRVTLKDDKGKVIARASKIVFIGVKVTITQSPGNATPGSPVTFTAVVQGVIRPVDAPSVRYSWSIEGPSPSVDVTGPSPSIQHTFPTGGTYNVILGVSIIAANGESLSLGFVDEFPVVLSSPPMWRLDQFTITQRTCPGACSEVSFSPFEQLAITPGEGVIFAFPLGVTPSLGVLYPTPGVYLSVAPRGQGASLTKWSPTTAFFTESFGNTITSQQCGGRTVQNAFSWTGTSSTGTVSGASSPINQNRASYRYTIQATKTGNTMAGTITMEERTCPSDAIFFAYTATFRGQLMP; from the coding sequence ATGACAGTCCTCCAGCTCGCCCCACGGACCGTCCGGTCCATCGGTCTCCTGCTCCTGCTCACGGGGTGCGGCGGTGGCGGTGACCCGATAACGCCAGTTGTTGCACCGCCAGTAGTCACGCAGCCCGGACCACCGGCCTCGCTCACCCTCGTTTCGGGTGACGCGCAGTCGGCGACCATCGGCAGCGTGCTGCCCGTGAAGCTGTCGGTGCTGGTGAAGGATGCAGCCGGCACCGCACTCGCGGGTATCGCGGTCCAGTTCAGTGTCGATTCCGGTGGCGGCGTGCTCGCCACGACCGCAGCCTCGACAGGCAGTAATGGCGTGGCGGTCGCTGGCGATTGGACCCTCGGAAGTGCCGCTGGCGCACAGGTCGTGAGCGCACGCGTCAGCGCACTGTCACCCGTCAAGTTCCGCGCGCAGGCCATCGGTCCACTTCCGCAGATACTGTTTGACAAGGTGCCGGTCGGCACCAGTGGCGGCACGCTCGTCTATCGCCGCACAGGTGATCCGTTGGACGGACTGCAGATCGTGGTGCCATCAGGCGCGTATCCAACCAGCACGCCGTGGACGATTGTCGCCGACTCCACCATCAAGGTGCCACTGCCCGCTGACTTCACGCAGGTGGGGCCGGTGCTGGTGATCAACAACACGCAGGGGTATGCGGACAGCGTCATGACGCTCACCATGCCGATGCCACTCCCGGACGACGTCGCGATCGTGCCGTTCTACTACGACTCGGCCAGCAACACACTCGAAGGCATCCCGCTCGTGGACCGCAGCCCGACCACGGTCACACTCGCCACACGACATTTCTCCCGCGATCTGTTGGGACTGCCCGGCAATGTGTCGGAAACCAGCGCGCTGCGCACCGCGATGGCGTTGGGGTTCGGCGCAGTGAAAATCGTCTGGGTGAAGGCGCCAAAACTGAAACTCATCGGCACCTTCAACAGCACATTCCGGCCGGCCGTCGACAACTGGGAATTCGTGAACAACGGCGAATACATCTCGCCGGGCGGCATCTGCGAAGGCATGAGTATCTCGGCCATGTACTATCACTTCTTCCAGAAACTCGGAGGTAAGCCACCGCTCTATCGGCAGTTCGACCTCACGCTGGCCAACGTGCTGGACAATGTGCAGGGCATTCGGTTCTCCGGGTCCGTCCAGGGCGACTACTCGGCGCGATTCAAAAAGGGCATCAATCAGCTCCGGCGCCTGATCGATCTGGGGGTGGCGAATGGCACCAAGGTCGAGGACCTCACATCGACGTGGATTTTGATGACCCTCAAGTTGAGCAGTCGTCCGGTGCTGCTGGCAATACAAAATGCCGACGCTGGACACGCCGTGGTGGCGTACGCAGCCACTTTCAACGGCGTGCGCACCAACGTGTCCTTTGCCGATCCCAATTATCCCGAAATCAGCCGGACCATGGTGTTCGAGTCGGGCCGCCTGACGCCGGTGTCGATGTCGGTCAAGGCCGGCAAGCCCGATGAGTTCTATGACAAGGCGTACGCACTCTCGGTCACCGCCGAGGTGCCGTTGGTGGAGATCGATGCGCGCTTTGCTGAGTTCAAACAGCAGAAGGCCGGGGCCGATCGATATCCGGCATCGTATCGTGCGGAGTACTACGACAACCTCACCGAATCGTGGCTGCCGCTTCCCAGCACGCTGCTCACGACAGACGCGCAGCTCGAACTTCGGCACATCTGCACCAGCTGCCCCACCAAGACCACGGGCACCCCGCCGGAAATGCATCGCGTCGAACTGTGGGATGGCACTGGCGAGAACTCACTGGGCTCGGACGGCCTCACCACGAACAACGAAGGGACCACCAAATATTACGCGGTCCTGTCGGCATATACCGCCTCCGATCCTTCATCGCTGGGGTTCGTCGACGCGATTCCGTTCACGGTGGTATACCGTCCGTTCACGATCGACGACCCGCCGCTCAACTCCACTCTCGGGGATGTCGTGACCGTGACCGCCAATGCCGGAAACCTGGCGCCGGCCGGTTCGACCTTCACCTGGACGGTCGACGATGACACGCCCGCCGTGACCGGCACCAGCAAGACGTTCACGCACACATACCTCAAGGTTGGTCAAAACAGAGTGCGGGTGACGCTCAAGGACGACAAGGGCAAGGTGATTGCCCGCGCGTCGAAGATCGTGTTCATCGGTGTGAAGGTGACCATCACACAGTCGCCTGGCAATGCGACTCCCGGGAGTCCGGTCACATTCACGGCGGTCGTGCAGGGCGTCATTCGTCCCGTCGATGCGCCCTCGGTCAGGTATTCCTGGTCCATCGAGGGCCCAAGCCCATCCGTCGACGTGACCGGTCCGTCGCCGTCCATTCAGCACACGTTTCCCACCGGCGGGACATACAACGTGATCCTTGGGGTTTCAATCATCGCGGCGAACGGGGAATCGCTGTCGCTCGGATTCGTCGACGAATTTCCCGTGGTCTTGTCCAGCCCCCCGATGTGGCGACTCGATCAGTTCACGATCACCCAACGCACCTGTCCGGGCGCCTGCTCCGAAGTGTCGTTCTCACCGTTCGAGCAGCTCGCCATCACACCCGGCGAGGGGGTCATCTTCGCGTTCCCATTAGGGGTCACGCCATCGCTTGGTGTGTTGTATCCGACGCCGGGGGTATATCTGTCCGTCGCGCCTCGGGGACAAGGCGCGTCGCTCACCAAGTGGTCACCGACCACCGCCTTTTTCACCGAGTCGTTCGGCAACACGATCACCAGTCAACAGTGCGGAGGGCGTACGGTGCAGAACGCTTTCAGCTGGACCGGCACGAGCAGCACCGGCACCGTATCCGGCGCCTCCTCGCCAATCAATCAGAACCGCGCCTCGTACCGGTACACCATCCAGGCCACCAAGACCGGTAATACCATGGCCGGCACGATCACCATGGAAGAGCGCACGTGCCCAAGCGATGCCATTTTCTTCGCGTATACCGCGACGTTCCGAGGGCAGCTGATGCCGTAG